CCGACCTCGTCGTCCCGACCGCCGTCCGCCCGACCCCCACCGCGACACCGCCCGCGCCGACCGACCCGCCGTCACCGACCGTCGTCCCGCCGACGCCCAGCCCGGTCGCGACGATCGAAGCGACGCCGACGGGGACAGGCGGCGACCGGCGGCTGTGGCTGCAGCTGGCGGAGCGATCCCCGTGATCGCACCCTTCGCGGCCGCGGCGACGGTTTGTCCACCGGCGGGGCCGTGCGACCGATGTGCAGTGGAGAGATGACCGCTTCTCGAACCTATCCCGGAACCGGAGGACCCAGATGTCGAGCGAGCAGAAGGCGATGTCCGCAGCCGTCCTGGGCGACGTGTATGCGGCCGGCAACACGGACCGGATCCCGGCGTTGTTCCACGAGCGCTACGTCCAGAAGCCGTACGGCTTCTCCGGCCACGACGGCGTGCGTCGGCACGCCGCGGCATGGCGGACGGCGTTCTCCGACTTGGCGCTCGAGCTCGTCGACCAGATCGAGGAAGGAGACGGCGTCGTGAACCTCGTCTTCCTAACCGGGACGCACGACGGGCTGCTTCACGACCACGTCGCGCCGACAGGCCGGTCCGTCGCTGTGATGGCGATCATCCTCCACCGCTTCGAGCAGGGGCGGATCGTCGAGGGCGTCGTTCTTTTCGACGAGCTCGCGCTCTACCAGCAGCTGGGCGTCGTCGGGACGCCGGTGTGGGGCTGAGGCGGGGACAGGTCACCCAATTTCCAGGTCACCCAATATCAACGGCAGCCGCTGGCGAATTGGATCACGGCGACATTGCAGCAGGACGGTTCGCGCCGATGGGCGCCATCCGGTTGCCTCGCCACCCGGTTCGCACTACGCTCCCGCCCCACGTCATACGTCGCACGCCGTCGTGGCGCGCACGTCATCCGACACGACCTACGGAGGCAACGCACATGTGGTGGATCATCGCCGGCCCGATCGGCGGCTTTCTGGCCGGCTGGTTCCTCAAAGGCGACAAGAAGTTCGACCTCGTCGACGTCGTCATCGGCCTCCTCGGAGGCGCGCTGTTCGGTTGGATCTTCTCGTTCGTCGGCACCGGCTTGTTCGGTCAGGTGATCAGCGCGTTCCTCGGTTCCATCGTCCTCGTGTGGCTGTACGAGAAGTTCTCGGGCAAGCGGATCAACATGTAAAGGTCATCCGGCCGCAACACATCCCACCTCGGCCTGACGACAACCATCCGCGTAGGGGCGACGCATGCGTCGCCCCTACGCGGTGGATGGATGCGCGGGGCGGCGGCGTTGTGTTGCGGTGGATGGATGCGCGGGGCGGTCGTTGACCGCAACGGGCGTCGGTACGCGAAACGGGCCGGTCCTTTTGGGGACCGGCCCGTGATCGTGTGACCGCTTCGCCTACGGCCCGCAGTTCGGCGGCGCTTCGAGCAGGAAGTGGTCGAAGAGCGGGAAGGACTGGTAGGCCTTGCTCTCGTCGCCCGGGATGTCCGGGTCGCCGAGCACGGCGCCGATCCGCTCGATCCCGACGGCGCCGAGGCCGACGAGGTTGCGGACGAAGCGACCCTGCGCATCGAAGACGTCGTGTTCCCAGAACGTGGCGCTGACGACGATGCTGCCGAGGAAGCTCGGCCGGACCCAGCCCCAGCTGTCGATGTTGATGTACTCGACCTGCTTCTCGCCCAGCTTCTCGCAGACGAAGTCGATCAGCCCGTTCTGGTCGTACAGGAAGATCGCAAAGTCCGTGAAGCCCGGCTTCGGGACGAGGTTGGCGATGCCGATCTCCGTGCTCACGCCGCGGTTGCGCTTGGCGACCATCGGCAGGGCGAAGACCGCCGAGCCGCTCGCCACGCCGCCCTTGCCGTTGCCGAGCTGCCAGTCGTAGATCGTCTCGGTGGCGGCGTTGTAGGCCACGGCTTCACGCCGCTCGCTGCGGGCCGGATCGCTGAAGCGCTCGAGGATGACGACGCTCTGGATCCGTGGCGGATCCACGAGGTGCGCGCCCGGCGTCCACCACTCCTGGCTCTCGGCGCGGGCCGTGCCCGTCCAGTTGCCCGGCAGGCCGGCGATGACCGGCAGGAAGTACGACTGGCTGCCGCGCGGGCAGATCCAGTCCACCAGCGTCTGCTTGATCCCGCCGCCGAAGTCCAGGAAGTAGACCTTCACCTTGGCGGCCACGGTGGCGGACAGGTTCTGGACCTGGATCGCCGTGTCCCAGCCCATGTACTCGTTGTAGATGAGCGGCGCGTAGTTCACCTGGTCGCCCAG
Above is a window of Candidatus Avedoeria danica DNA encoding:
- a CDS encoding ester cyclase — encoded protein: MSSEQKAMSAAVLGDVYAAGNTDRIPALFHERYVQKPYGFSGHDGVRRHAAAWRTAFSDLALELVDQIEEGDGVVNLVFLTGTHDGLLHDHVAPTGRSVAVMAIILHRFEQGRIVEGVVLFDELALYQQLGVVGTPVWG
- a CDS encoding GlsB/YeaQ/YmgE family stress response membrane protein — encoded protein: MWWIIAGPIGGFLAGWFLKGDKKFDLVDVVIGLLGGALFGWIFSFVGTGLFGQVISAFLGSIVLVWLYEKFSGKRINM